A stretch of Kyrpidia spormannii DNA encodes these proteins:
- a CDS encoding radical SAM protein, producing the protein MTRLLSKVRGNRLMVLQGPWILRFDQTGRFLLASGPGRAVRRGLDDRLVRTRTLPVRGLLGRRYEILEADEKPAFYRRVYNAALSSLASLPRDEARVWQDRLVRWTPEALTTDREAFDDVYLPISILPPDQYHALVVQITHGCSYNRCLFCDFYRDRRFHVKTPEELDRHLERLRAFMGRRIEERSGIFLGDGNAFVVPTARLIGMLEQIRRTLGDNVAGEFYTFMDTFTLEHKSPQGLRRIYDHGLRTVYTGLETGADRLRAFLRKPGTAREAVHALNVLKEVGFRLGVILLVGAGGPAFAEEHLDGTLEALRNLHLTSEDVIFLSPFMEPEDTDYESQARAAGLTTFSEPETARELLRWQQALAALPARITLYSIKEHLYF; encoded by the coding sequence ATGACCAGATTATTGTCCAAGGTCCGGGGAAACCGTCTCATGGTGTTGCAAGGGCCGTGGATTCTTCGCTTCGATCAAACCGGGCGGTTCCTTTTGGCCTCGGGACCCGGCCGGGCGGTGCGCCGAGGGCTGGACGACCGGTTGGTCCGCACACGGACCCTCCCCGTCCGAGGGTTGCTGGGCCGGAGATACGAAATCCTCGAAGCCGACGAGAAACCCGCCTTTTACCGCCGGGTGTACAATGCCGCTTTATCCTCTCTCGCATCTCTCCCCCGGGATGAGGCCCGGGTGTGGCAGGATCGACTCGTCCGCTGGACTCCGGAAGCTTTGACAACGGACCGGGAGGCCTTTGACGACGTATATCTACCGATCAGCATCCTCCCTCCGGATCAATACCACGCATTGGTTGTGCAGATCACCCACGGATGCTCCTACAACCGATGCCTCTTTTGTGACTTTTACCGGGACCGGCGGTTTCACGTCAAGACCCCCGAGGAGTTGGATCGGCACCTGGAGCGCCTCCGAGCGTTCATGGGGCGGCGCATCGAGGAGCGAAGCGGGATTTTTCTCGGGGATGGCAATGCCTTCGTGGTGCCGACAGCGCGGCTCATCGGGATGCTCGAACAGATCCGGCGGACCCTGGGAGACAATGTGGCCGGGGAATTTTACACCTTTATGGATACATTCACATTGGAGCACAAATCCCCCCAAGGGCTGCGGCGCATCTACGACCACGGCCTGCGCACCGTGTACACCGGACTCGAAACCGGGGCGGATCGACTCCGGGCATTTTTGCGCAAACCGGGAACGGCGCGGGAGGCGGTTCACGCCTTGAACGTCTTGAAAGAGGTCGGCTTCCGTCTCGGGGTGATCCTTCTCGTGGGCGCCGGAGGCCCCGCCTTTGCCGAGGAGCATCTGGACGGGACGCTGGAGGCCCTCCGCAACCTCCACCTCACATCCGAAGACGTGATTTTTCTCTCCCCTTTTATGGAGCCCGAGGACACCGATTACGAAAGCCAGGCCCGGGCCGCCGGCCTGACGACCTTCTCAGAGCCCGAGACAGCACGGGAACTCCTTCGCTGGCAGCAAGCTCTCGCCGCTCTTCCCGCCAGAATCACCCTGTACTCCATCAAGGAGCACCTCTACTTCTAG
- a CDS encoding beta-class carbonic anhydrase — protein MSFLAETLAFNREFVQNRSYAEIPQSKYPKKKVLVVTCMDARLVELLPRAMNLHNGDAKFVKTAGALISHPFGGAMRSIMVGVYQLGVEEILVIGHHDCGMIGLRPKLVLERAQTRGIPPERLDTLKGAGIDLEGWLTGFDRVEEAVAHSVEMIRQHPLIPRDLPVHGLVVDPTTGQLEVLIDGYNMSRSRGAP, from the coding sequence ATGTCGTTCCTTGCAGAAACCTTGGCATTCAATCGAGAATTCGTCCAGAACCGCAGTTATGCGGAGATCCCGCAATCAAAATACCCCAAGAAAAAGGTTCTGGTGGTCACTTGTATGGACGCCCGGCTGGTCGAATTGTTGCCCCGGGCGATGAACCTGCACAATGGAGACGCGAAGTTTGTCAAAACGGCCGGGGCGCTGATTTCTCATCCCTTTGGCGGGGCGATGCGGAGCATCATGGTGGGCGTGTATCAGCTTGGCGTGGAAGAAATTCTCGTGATCGGGCACCACGATTGCGGCATGATCGGATTGCGGCCCAAACTGGTTTTGGAGCGGGCCCAGACCCGGGGGATTCCCCCGGAACGATTGGATACGCTGAAGGGGGCGGGCATCGATCTCGAAGGTTGGCTGACGGGATTTGACCGGGTTGAAGAGGCCGTGGCCCACAGTGTGGAGATGATCCGCCAACATCCGCTGATTCCCCGGGATCTCCCCGTTCACGGTCTGGTGGTGGACCCGACGACGGGCCAGCTCGAGGTGCTCATCGACGGGTATAACATGTCTAGAAGTAGAGGTGCTCCTTGA
- a CDS encoding 2-oxoglutarate dehydrogenase E1 component, giving the protein MSKVPTAPSPATWADFYGPNLGYVLEWYDRYTRDPDSVDPETRALFDRLGPPPVGEIIAPGEAKRTAADRPTIDPGVITKLTAATRLISNIRIYGHLEARIYPLGDERPAVPFLRPEAYGITENDLSTLPASWVLPEAPADARTALDVVRALRRRYTGPIAYEFAHVFREDERRWLQAQVESGTFLTPKPPEEQKRLLRRLIEVEEFETFLHKTFVGQKRFSIEGVDMLVPMVDAVIRGAARFGARQVFIGMAHRGRLNVLAHVLDKPYAKIFAEFHASPNKDLVPSEGSMGINYGWTGDVRYHLGARHEDEAVHLRLTLANNPSHLEFVNPVVQGFTRAAQEDRSRPGLPGQDLDGAWALLIHGDAAFPGEGVVAETLNLSGLAGYRTGGTLHIITNNLLGFTTERADDRSTRYASDLAKGFEIPVVHVNADEPEACLAAVELAVEYRRRFHKDFLIDLVGYRRWGHNESDDPAMTQPVLYSKINAHPSVGNLYGHRLADAGTIRSEEARQMREEVQEHLRRAYAEVTSESVHPDIPDPGGEDPELPENTGVPEERLAIINEALTDYPAGFRVYPKVDRILKRRQSHFREGGRIDWGHAEALALGSILLDGVPIRISGQDTQRGTFGHRLAVLHDLQTGEPFVPLQHLPQSRVSFAIYNSPLTETAVMGFEYGYSVQAPETLVIWEAQFGDFANVDQVIFDQFLASGRAKWGQTSGMVVLLPHGYEGQGPEHSSARLERFLQLSAEHNWTVANPTTSAQYFHLLRLQAWRLQHAPRPLVVLTPKSLLRHPRAASEKAEFTSGRFQPVLDDPRRDISRSAIKRVLLCSGKISVDLFAALEKDPEAGGSLGVVRVEQLYPFPKEELSRILAGYPGAEEVVWVQEEPRNMGSWAYVAPRMQALLPPGQALKYVGRPERSSPAEGLADAHGATQAKIVQQALQH; this is encoded by the coding sequence ATGTCCAAAGTTCCAACCGCGCCTTCACCCGCCACCTGGGCGGATTTTTATGGACCCAATCTCGGGTATGTCCTGGAATGGTACGATCGCTACACCCGGGATCCGGATTCGGTGGACCCGGAAACCCGGGCGCTGTTCGATCGTTTGGGGCCACCCCCCGTCGGCGAGATCATTGCGCCCGGCGAAGCGAAGCGGACAGCGGCCGACCGCCCGACCATCGACCCCGGCGTGATCACCAAGCTGACCGCGGCAACCCGGCTGATCAGCAACATCCGGATCTACGGCCATCTGGAGGCACGAATCTACCCGCTGGGGGATGAACGCCCTGCCGTTCCTTTTCTTCGGCCGGAGGCTTACGGGATTACAGAGAACGACCTGTCCACCCTCCCCGCCTCCTGGGTCTTGCCCGAGGCTCCGGCAGATGCCCGCACAGCCCTGGATGTGGTACGAGCTCTGCGCCGCCGGTACACCGGGCCCATCGCCTACGAGTTCGCGCACGTCTTTCGCGAAGACGAACGACGCTGGCTCCAGGCCCAGGTCGAATCGGGAACGTTTCTGACCCCGAAGCCGCCGGAGGAGCAGAAACGGCTACTTCGCCGCCTGATCGAGGTGGAGGAGTTCGAAACGTTTCTCCACAAGACCTTCGTGGGACAGAAGCGATTCTCCATTGAAGGTGTGGACATGTTGGTTCCCATGGTGGATGCCGTGATCCGGGGTGCAGCCCGGTTTGGCGCCCGCCAAGTGTTCATCGGCATGGCCCACCGGGGCCGGCTCAATGTCCTCGCCCACGTTCTCGATAAACCCTACGCAAAAATCTTCGCCGAGTTTCACGCCTCGCCGAACAAAGACCTGGTCCCTTCAGAAGGTTCCATGGGGATCAATTACGGGTGGACCGGGGATGTGCGATATCATCTCGGAGCTCGGCATGAAGATGAGGCGGTGCATCTGCGCCTGACCCTGGCCAACAACCCCAGCCACCTGGAGTTCGTCAACCCCGTGGTACAAGGATTTACGAGAGCCGCCCAGGAGGACAGAAGCCGGCCGGGGCTGCCCGGTCAGGATTTGGACGGCGCCTGGGCCCTGCTCATCCACGGGGACGCGGCCTTTCCCGGAGAAGGGGTGGTGGCGGAAACCCTCAACCTCTCGGGGCTCGCCGGGTACCGCACCGGAGGCACCCTTCACATCATCACGAACAACCTGCTAGGCTTCACCACAGAACGGGCGGACGATCGCTCCACCCGGTACGCCAGCGATCTCGCCAAGGGGTTCGAAATCCCGGTGGTGCACGTGAACGCCGACGAACCCGAAGCATGTCTGGCGGCGGTGGAACTTGCCGTGGAATATCGGCGGCGATTTCACAAAGATTTTCTCATCGATCTGGTGGGATATCGACGTTGGGGACACAACGAAAGTGACGATCCCGCCATGACCCAACCGGTTCTCTACAGCAAAATCAACGCCCATCCCTCGGTGGGGAACCTGTATGGACACCGCCTGGCCGATGCCGGAACGATTCGATCGGAAGAGGCGAGGCAGATGAGGGAGGAGGTCCAGGAGCATTTGCGCCGGGCCTATGCCGAAGTCACCTCCGAGTCGGTGCATCCCGACATCCCGGATCCCGGGGGCGAGGATCCCGAACTCCCGGAGAATACCGGCGTCCCCGAGGAGCGACTCGCCATCATCAACGAGGCCCTCACCGATTATCCGGCAGGATTCCGGGTCTATCCGAAAGTCGACCGGATTTTGAAGCGGCGGCAGAGCCATTTTCGGGAAGGAGGAAGGATCGATTGGGGGCACGCCGAGGCTCTGGCCCTGGGCAGCATCCTCCTGGACGGGGTGCCCATCCGGATCAGCGGCCAGGACACCCAGCGGGGCACTTTCGGCCATCGTTTAGCGGTGCTCCACGACCTGCAGACCGGGGAGCCCTTCGTGCCTTTGCAACATCTTCCGCAGTCTCGAGTCTCCTTTGCCATCTACAACAGCCCGCTGACGGAGACGGCTGTGATGGGATTTGAGTACGGGTACAGCGTACAAGCGCCGGAGACGTTGGTGATCTGGGAAGCGCAGTTTGGGGATTTTGCCAATGTCGACCAGGTCATATTCGATCAGTTTCTGGCCTCGGGCCGGGCCAAATGGGGACAGACCTCGGGCATGGTGGTGCTTTTGCCCCACGGATATGAAGGACAGGGGCCGGAACACTCCAGCGCTCGGTTGGAGCGATTTCTCCAGTTGTCCGCCGAACACAACTGGACCGTTGCCAACCCCACCACCTCGGCCCAGTATTTTCACCTTCTCCGGCTGCAGGCTTGGCGACTACAACACGCCCCCCGGCCCCTGGTGGTGTTGACGCCAAAAAGTTTACTCCGCCATCCCCGGGCCGCTTCGGAAAAGGCGGAGTTCACCAGCGGGCGGTTTCAACCTGTCCTGGACGATCCCCGTCGGGACATAAGCCGGTCGGCCATCAAACGGGTGCTTTTGTGTTCAGGGAAAATATCTGTGGATTTGTTCGCCGCCCTGGAAAAAGACCCGGAGGCCGGCGGGTCCCTCGGGGTGGTACGGGTGGAACAGTTGTATCCTTTTCCCAAAGAAGAGTTGTCCCGGATTCTCGCCGGTTACCCCGGGGCCGAGGAAGTCGTGTGGGTCCAGGAAGAACCGCGCAATATGGGATCTTGGGCCTATGTGGCCCCCCGGATGCAGGCCCTTCTTCCGCCGGGACAGGCCCTGAAATATGTGGGGCGACCGGAGCGGTCGAGCCCGGCCGAAGGGCTTGCCGACGCTCACGGCGCGACCCAGGCGAAGATTGTTCAGCAGGCCTTGCAGCATTAA
- the odhB gene encoding 2-oxoglutarate dehydrogenase complex dihydrolipoyllysine-residue succinyltransferase: MADIKVPELGESIVEAAILSWRKNEGDPVAKGETVVELETDKVNVEVASEEDGVLEAILKPAGETVSVGETIARIRSGAAGQAAQQVPNQPARGQEPPPPETKHSNAGEKGLAVESRPVEASQGKTGPQTADNPLPAALDQATAPSSVTPPTPRTPSQRRKARQADGPQAAPATSAARTEVVREATAPTAPVAPGTTTASPLRPDEDRIPMTRRRQTIARRLLEAKQSTAMLTTFNEIDMSAVLDLRRRRKDQFKEEHGVGLGFMSFFTKASVGALKAFPMLNAEIEGNEIVVKHHYDIGIAVATPAGLVVPVVRDADRLTFAEIESRIADLAKRAREGTLHPQELQGGTFTITNGGVFGSLFSTPILNPPQVGILGMHAIKERPVAVEGQIVLRPMMYVALSYDHRIVDGAEAVQFLVKVKEMVEDPETLLLEG, from the coding sequence GTGGCAGACATCAAGGTACCCGAACTCGGGGAGTCCATCGTCGAGGCCGCAATCCTGAGTTGGCGTAAAAATGAGGGCGATCCGGTGGCCAAGGGGGAAACGGTGGTTGAGTTAGAAACGGACAAAGTGAATGTGGAGGTGGCATCCGAGGAAGACGGCGTGTTGGAGGCGATTCTGAAACCGGCGGGAGAGACGGTCTCCGTCGGGGAAACCATCGCCCGGATCCGATCGGGTGCTGCCGGCCAGGCGGCTCAGCAAGTCCCGAACCAACCAGCCCGGGGCCAGGAGCCCCCCCCTCCGGAAACCAAGCACTCTAACGCCGGGGAAAAAGGCCTGGCGGTGGAATCCCGCCCAGTCGAAGCCTCCCAGGGCAAAACCGGGCCCCAGACGGCGGATAATCCCTTACCCGCCGCCTTGGACCAGGCGACGGCCCCCTCCTCGGTCACGCCGCCGACCCCGAGGACCCCTTCCCAGCGCCGAAAGGCTCGTCAGGCTGACGGTCCCCAGGCCGCACCGGCAACTTCTGCGGCCCGGACAGAGGTTGTTCGAGAAGCCACGGCCCCTACGGCCCCCGTGGCCCCGGGCACGACGACCGCGTCCCCCTTGCGGCCGGATGAAGATCGGATTCCCATGACCCGCAGGCGCCAAACCATCGCCCGGCGACTCCTGGAGGCCAAACAGTCCACGGCTATGTTGACGACCTTTAATGAGATCGACATGTCCGCGGTCTTGGATCTCCGCCGTCGGCGAAAGGACCAGTTCAAAGAAGAGCACGGCGTGGGACTCGGATTTATGTCTTTTTTCACCAAGGCATCGGTGGGCGCCCTCAAAGCTTTTCCCATGTTGAACGCGGAAATAGAGGGCAACGAGATCGTCGTGAAACACCATTACGACATCGGCATCGCCGTCGCCACCCCCGCCGGCTTGGTGGTGCCGGTGGTGCGGGACGCCGATCGCCTCACCTTTGCCGAGATCGAATCCCGGATCGCCGATCTGGCGAAGCGGGCTCGGGAAGGGACTCTGCACCCTCAAGAACTTCAGGGCGGCACGTTTACGATCACCAACGGCGGGGTGTTCGGGTCTCTCTTTTCCACCCCTATCCTCAACCCACCCCAGGTGGGAATTCTCGGGATGCACGCCATTAAAGAGCGTCCCGTCGCCGTGGAGGGCCAGATTGTCCTTCGGCCGATGATGTACGTGGCCCTTTCCTACGATCACCGCATCGTCGACGGGGCCGAGGCGGTTCAGTTCCTGGTCAAGGTCAAAGAGATGGTGGAAGACCCGGAGACACTGTTGCTGGAAGGTTGA
- a CDS encoding sugar ABC transporter permease, which yields MNEQQMLQAAARLESEAASDVSLWHRMRARWAEGDLGLLPVVIGLIVIWIVFQAVNGNFLSGRNLSNLVLQIAEIGMLAVGETFILLLGEIDLSIAAVSGVAAGVLVLAADGGWGAWPAVLASVACGAAIGAFQGFWVTVIGVPSFIVTLAGSLGYQGILLAMLGQEGTVPLQNGSLLSIASSYVPSGAGWALAVLVTIAYAWGVFRGRALRRSRGLSAPSAKETALRAAVVGALCVVTVAVLNGYRGLPLSGLILVAFVALFTFITQATPFGRHVYALGGNPEAARRAGIRLGTVRIAVFTLASTLGAIGGILGASRLGSASPASGGGNLLLDSIAAAVIGGTSLFGGRGFVYNALAGALVIGSIENGMDLLSAPSSVKYVIEGSILLIAVTIDTITRRRRARTGR from the coding sequence GTGAACGAGCAGCAGATGCTGCAGGCAGCCGCCCGACTGGAATCGGAAGCGGCTTCCGATGTCTCCTTATGGCACCGCATGCGGGCCCGCTGGGCCGAGGGAGATCTGGGACTGTTACCCGTGGTGATCGGGCTGATCGTCATTTGGATCGTTTTCCAAGCCGTGAATGGGAATTTTCTCTCCGGCCGTAATCTGTCCAACCTTGTCTTGCAGATCGCAGAAATCGGGATGTTGGCGGTGGGGGAGACCTTCATTCTCCTGCTCGGGGAAATCGATTTGTCGATTGCGGCGGTCAGTGGTGTAGCAGCGGGCGTCCTGGTTCTGGCTGCGGACGGAGGATGGGGGGCCTGGCCCGCCGTGTTGGCGTCGGTGGCCTGCGGGGCCGCCATTGGAGCGTTTCAGGGGTTTTGGGTGACGGTGATCGGCGTGCCCTCGTTCATCGTCACTCTGGCCGGGTCCCTGGGGTATCAGGGCATTCTCCTAGCTATGTTGGGACAGGAGGGAACGGTGCCCCTGCAAAATGGCTCCCTGCTCTCCATCGCGTCCTCCTATGTCCCCTCGGGGGCGGGATGGGCCTTGGCCGTTCTCGTCACCATCGCTTACGCCTGGGGAGTCTTTCGGGGTCGGGCCCTGCGGCGATCCCGGGGCTTGTCGGCGCCCTCGGCCAAGGAGACCGCCCTTCGGGCCGCCGTGGTCGGCGCGCTGTGCGTGGTGACGGTGGCGGTGTTAAACGGGTATCGGGGCCTACCGCTGTCCGGCCTGATCCTCGTCGCCTTTGTGGCTTTGTTTACATTTATCACCCAAGCTACACCTTTTGGTCGGCACGTCTACGCCCTTGGCGGTAACCCCGAAGCGGCCCGCCGGGCCGGAATCCGGCTGGGAACAGTTCGGATTGCCGTGTTTACCCTTGCCTCCACTCTCGGGGCGATCGGCGGAATCCTCGGGGCATCCCGGCTGGGCTCCGCCTCGCCGGCCTCCGGCGGCGGGAACCTTCTCCTTGATTCCATCGCCGCCGCGGTCATTGGGGGCACCAGTTTGTTCGGCGGGCGGGGTTTCGTGTACAACGCCTTGGCCGGCGCTTTGGTCATCGGGAGTATCGAGAACGGAATGGACTTGTTGAGCGCCCCTTCCAGTGTGAAATATGTGATCGAAGGATCGATTCTCCTCATCGCCGTGACCATCGATACCATCACCCGACGGCGAAGGGCACGCACGGGCCGGTGA
- a CDS encoding ATP-binding cassette domain-containing protein produces the protein MEKERRQGSPQKPLLRVEHLRKSFGAVQALHDVSLEVWPGEVVALVGDNGAGKSTTVKIISGVERPDGGKIFVDGRRVTLSGPADAERLGIQTVYQDLALCDNLDIVSNLFLGRERTRPVIPRLLHVLRKAEMEEAAIPVLQKLGIRLPPLSTPVSRLSGGQRQTVAVARAVLWGSNIVLLDEPTAALGVAQTRAVLDLIVRLAGEGVGVMVISHNLHDVFQIAHRIVVLRLGRTAATFLKENTSPEEVVAAITGAAVEVAGK, from the coding sequence GTGGAAAAAGAAAGGCGACAAGGATCTCCGCAAAAACCGCTGCTGCGGGTCGAACATCTGCGCAAATCCTTCGGGGCCGTCCAAGCACTTCACGATGTCTCTCTGGAAGTGTGGCCCGGCGAAGTGGTGGCCTTAGTGGGCGACAATGGTGCGGGTAAATCTACCACCGTTAAGATCATCTCCGGGGTTGAGCGACCGGACGGCGGTAAAATCTTTGTAGACGGTCGCCGGGTGACCTTGTCCGGCCCAGCGGATGCGGAGCGCTTGGGGATTCAGACGGTCTATCAGGATTTAGCATTATGCGACAATTTAGATATTGTTTCAAACCTGTTTCTCGGCCGGGAGCGCACGCGGCCGGTGATCCCCCGTCTATTGCATGTCCTGAGGAAAGCGGAGATGGAGGAGGCGGCGATCCCGGTGTTGCAAAAGCTCGGGATTCGCCTTCCGCCTTTGTCCACCCCGGTGTCCCGGCTCTCGGGAGGACAGCGGCAGACGGTGGCCGTGGCCCGGGCGGTGTTGTGGGGATCGAACATCGTCCTTCTCGATGAACCGACTGCCGCCTTGGGGGTGGCCCAAACCCGGGCGGTGTTGGACCTGATTGTGCGGCTCGCCGGGGAGGGCGTGGGGGTTATGGTGATTTCTCACAATTTGCATGATGTGTTTCAGATTGCCCATCGCATTGTCGTCTTGCGCCTCGGGAGGACGGCGGCGACTTTTCTCAAGGAAAACACGTCGCCCGAGGAAGTGGTGGCCGCCATCACCGGGGCGGCGGTGGAGGTGGCGGGGAAGTGA
- a CDS encoding sugar ABC transporter substrate-binding protein has translation MIPKVRSRVWTTALSGVAAALLVAGCGQSPSTGSSPSQGQSSGSAKIALLLPETATSPRYESQDRPRFEDAVAKEAPGVQVLYSNAQGSASSQQQQAEAAMTNGAKVLVLDPVDSKAAARIVTEAKQNGVKVISYDRLITGADVDYYVSFDNERVGEMQGQYIADHTRKGGKVVMINGAQTDNNALLFARGAHKVLDPLFNNGTLKLGYETYTPDWLAENGQREMEQALTRLNNKVDGVLAANDNLAGAVIQALQPQGLVGKIPITGQDATDAGLHNILKGAQSMTVYKPVRQEAEAAAKLAVALVKNQDPPSGLVNGKVNNGNKDVPSVLLTPIVVTKDNIQDTVIKDGYTTMQKIQ, from the coding sequence ATGATACCAAAAGTAAGGTCACGGGTGTGGACTACCGCCTTATCTGGAGTCGCCGCTGCCCTGCTCGTGGCGGGCTGTGGACAGAGTCCCTCCACGGGTTCAAGCCCGTCCCAGGGTCAGTCTTCGGGCAGCGCCAAGATTGCATTGCTGCTGCCGGAGACCGCCACATCGCCGCGGTACGAGTCCCAAGATCGGCCTCGCTTTGAGGATGCCGTGGCCAAAGAGGCGCCCGGGGTGCAGGTGCTCTATTCCAACGCCCAGGGCAGCGCTTCCTCCCAGCAACAACAAGCCGAGGCGGCGATGACCAATGGGGCCAAAGTCTTGGTGCTCGACCCCGTGGACTCCAAGGCGGCTGCGCGCATCGTCACCGAAGCCAAACAAAACGGCGTGAAAGTCATTTCATACGACCGGTTGATCACCGGCGCAGACGTGGACTATTACGTGTCTTTTGACAACGAGCGGGTGGGGGAGATGCAAGGGCAATACATCGCCGACCACACCCGCAAAGGGGGCAAAGTGGTCATGATCAACGGGGCTCAAACGGATAACAACGCCCTGCTGTTTGCCAGAGGGGCTCACAAAGTGCTTGACCCCCTTTTCAATAACGGCACCTTGAAACTCGGTTATGAAACCTATACGCCGGATTGGCTGGCGGAGAACGGCCAGAGGGAGATGGAGCAGGCCTTGACCCGTTTGAATAACAAAGTCGACGGGGTACTGGCTGCCAACGACAACCTGGCCGGGGCGGTGATCCAGGCCCTTCAGCCCCAGGGCCTCGTGGGTAAAATTCCCATCACCGGGCAGGATGCCACCGACGCGGGTCTCCACAACATCCTCAAAGGAGCCCAGTCGATGACCGTCTACAAGCCGGTCAGACAGGAAGCCGAAGCGGCGGCCAAGTTGGCGGTGGCCCTGGTCAAGAATCAGGATCCACCCTCCGGGCTCGTCAACGGGAAAGTGAACAACGGCAACAAAGATGTCCCTTCCGTCTTATTGACGCCCATCGTCGTCACAAAGGACAACATCCAGGACACCGTGATCAAAGACGGGTATACCACCATGCAGAAAATCCAGTAA
- a CDS encoding ROK family transcriptional regulator translates to MIKKPVTGDQNFIKQLNRSVVLDAIRRHSPLSRTDIADLTGLNKATVSNLVRELQTEHLVQDVGEGRSHGGRRPQLLVFRKDAGYVLAGQLDVHYLLMALTNLDGQVVWKRRVSLPPNPSVDQVTETAAAISREAEGAVDGTAPYGIIGVGLGIPGIVDHKNGMILRAPNLNWTDVPFRTLLSAKTGRPVVIDNDANCGAIAELRYGFGRDTANLLYVSIGTGIGVGIVADGRLYRGGRGSAGEFGHTSLYPDGPQCTCGNRGCWELYASVSALSRVFRQKRGGTAGWPYDPSSWEELSAIKHLTDRGDRHALDALHHVGEYLGVGVSSLIQGLNPEAVIIGNDMALFGPSLLAVIRQEVRKRVFPFNQDHLILDVSRLGEDSVLIGASAMVVEQFFARVETAHL, encoded by the coding sequence ATGATCAAGAAACCGGTTACCGGAGATCAGAATTTTATTAAACAACTCAACCGCTCCGTGGTTTTGGACGCCATCCGCCGGCACAGCCCCCTTTCCCGCACGGACATCGCGGATTTGACGGGGCTCAACAAAGCCACAGTGTCCAACCTGGTGAGGGAATTACAGACCGAACATCTGGTACAGGACGTGGGAGAGGGGCGATCTCACGGGGGGCGCCGGCCGCAGCTGTTGGTGTTTCGAAAGGACGCGGGATATGTCTTGGCCGGTCAACTGGATGTGCACTATCTTCTGATGGCCCTCACGAACTTGGACGGTCAAGTGGTATGGAAACGGCGGGTGTCTCTCCCTCCGAATCCTTCCGTGGACCAGGTGACAGAAACGGCAGCGGCCATATCCCGGGAAGCGGAAGGGGCGGTCGACGGGACGGCCCCCTACGGAATCATCGGTGTGGGACTAGGAATCCCAGGGATTGTCGACCACAAGAACGGCATGATTCTGCGCGCCCCGAACCTGAACTGGACGGACGTGCCCTTCCGGACCCTGTTGTCCGCCAAAACCGGCCGGCCAGTGGTGATTGACAATGATGCCAACTGCGGGGCCATCGCAGAGCTCCGGTACGGGTTCGGCCGGGACACCGCAAACCTCCTGTACGTCAGTATCGGCACAGGCATCGGGGTGGGCATTGTGGCGGACGGCCGTTTGTACCGGGGAGGTCGGGGCTCCGCCGGGGAGTTCGGCCACACGAGCCTCTACCCGGACGGTCCCCAGTGTACCTGTGGGAATCGCGGATGTTGGGAACTGTACGCCTCGGTCTCCGCTTTGAGCCGGGTGTTTCGGCAGAAACGGGGTGGAACGGCCGGGTGGCCCTACGATCCTTCCTCTTGGGAAGAGTTGTCCGCCATCAAACACCTGACAGACCGCGGCGACCGCCATGCTCTGGACGCGTTGCATCATGTCGGGGAGTATTTGGGAGTAGGGGTTTCTTCGTTGATCCAGGGACTCAATCCCGAAGCTGTGATCATCGGCAACGACATGGCCCTTTTTGGGCCTTCTTTGCTCGCCGTCATCCGTCAGGAGGTCCGCAAAAGGGTCTTTCCTTTCAACCAAGATCACCTCATCCTCGACGTCTCCCGGCTAGGGGAGGACAGCGTGCTCATCGGGGCGTCGGCCATGGTGGTGGAACAATTTTTCGCCCGGGTGGAAACCGCCCATTTATAG